One window of the Pyrus communis chromosome 17, drPyrComm1.1, whole genome shotgun sequence genome contains the following:
- the LOC137722773 gene encoding probable serine/threonine-protein kinase PBL1: MGCFTGLKSKKKKSEQTFHIKRVPKEQKPTTLPEPKTRSLQSAPPSFRNRVKPIQPANRVVSNRARALSAPSTLDAADQDDLSEYEEPEDSKYRSGTVKEQLSPVPQPLPLPSPQVAAALRTTGSFKSVTNSGSLYASGPLPLPPTAALPTGTLPAGTLRNFLYEEIASACHNFSSDQCMSEGLSSIIYKASFGDDSSSSKKFEATVTRLHPSTQGLKEFINEINTLATLQHPNLCKLLGFHAREGSEQKMLVYERLNHGSLDRLLYGRSDKPPIDWNTRMKIALCAAQGLTFLHEEGPFQAMYYEFSTANVQIDKDFSAKLSGYGCVGQIPEAEISTNSVAVANLSVETLERGMLTPKSNVWSFGILLLELLTGRRNLDSRHSKEERNLVKWSRPFLADDCRLSLIMDPQLKGRFPSQAARRVADIAQKCLQKDPSERPTMRTVVEHLKIIQDMKHSCRFPLQEPAFAGKHMSRSPSLNGILTPAPRLSFSPSPPSAARPSISPTRRPALLMSLPPRACSSTLTFEELDRQESRKSSSSTVPRASVEGF, encoded by the exons ATGGGGTGCTTCACAGGTTTGaagagcaagaagaagaagtctGAGCAGACTTTTCATATTAAACGTGTCCCGAAGGAGCAAAAACCAACTACGTTGCCTGAACCCAAGACCCGGTCATTACAGTCTGCACCCCCGAGTTTTAGGAACAGAGTGAAACCTATTCAACCAGCTAATAGAGTCGTCAGCAATAGAGCACGGGCATTATCGGCGCCATCGACCCTTGATGCGGCAGACCAAGACGATTTATCCGAATATGAAGAACCGGAAGACTCAAAGTACCGGTCTGGAACAGTGAAGGAACAATTGTCACCGGTTCCCCAACCTCTTCCTCTCCCATCACCCCAGGTTGCTGCTGCATTGCGGACTACAGGAAGTTTTAAGTCGGTGACTAATAGCGGCTCTCTCTATGCTTCTGGACCATTGCCACTGCCTCCTACAGCAGCACTACCAACTGGAACGCTACCTGCCGGAACACTACGGAACTTTTTGTATGAAGAAATAGCATCCGCTTGCCACAACTTTTCTTCAGACCAATGCATGTCGGAAGGCCTTTCTTCTATTATATATAAGGCTTCCTTTGGAGACGATTCATCGAGTTCAAAGAAGTTTGAAGCTACTGTTACTCGCCTTCACCCGTCCACTCAG ggTTTAAAGGAGTTCATAAATGAGATAAACACCCTTGCGACTTTGCAACATCCAAACCTTTGTAAATTGCTTGGCTTCCATGCACGTGAGGGTTCGGAACAGAAAATGTTGGTGTATGAGAGGCTCAATCATGGAAGTTTAGACCGGCTTTTGTATGGAAGATCAGACAAGCCTCCAATAGACTGGAATACAAGAATGAAAATTGCTTTATGTGCTGCACAAGGTCTTACTTTCTTGCATGAAGAAGGGCCTTTCCAG GCGATGTACTATGAATTTTCAACCGCCAACGTACAGATTGATAAAGATTTTAGTGCAAAGCTTTCAGGatatggttgtgtcggccaaaTTCCCGAGGCAGAGATCTCTACTAATTCCGTT GCTGTGGCAAATCTATCAGTGGAGACACTCGAGAGAGGAATGCTCACTCCAAAAAGCAACGTCTGGAGTTTCGGGATTCTTCTTCTGGAACTACTCACTGGCCGGAGGAATTTAGACAGCCGTCATTCtaaggaagaaagaaatttaGTAAAGTGGAGCCGGCCTTTCTTAGCCGATGATTGCCGACTTTCACTAATCATGGATCCTCAGCTGAAAGGCCGCTTCCCATCCCAAGCAGCCAGAAGGGTGGCAGACATTGCACAGAAATGCCTTCAGAAGGACCCATCAGAAAGACCTACCATGAGAACCGTAGTTGAGCATCTCAAGATCATACAAGACATGAAGCACTCATGCAGGTTTCCATTGCAAGAGCCAGCATTTGCCGGAAAACACATGTCAAGATCACCCAGCCTTAACGGAATTCTTACCCCTGCACCTCGGTTAAGTTTCTCTCCTTCACCACCATCAGCTGCCCGTCCATCCATTTCACCTACCAGACGACCTGCCCTGCTAATGTCTCTTCCTCCGCGTGCTTGCTCCTCCACCCTCACCTTTGAGGAGCTAGACCGGCAGGAAAGCCGGAAATCATCATCATCGACTGTTCCTAGGGCTAGTGTTGAGGGATTTTGA